A stretch of the Camelina sativa cultivar DH55 unplaced genomic scaffold, Cs unpScaffold00441, whole genome shotgun sequence genome encodes the following:
- the LOC104773058 gene encoding NACHT, LRR and PYD domains-containing protein 5-like isoform X1, translating into MMTPRTKAPSLASLCIKSLKLQLLQSDNPPIPDLYELPSELLEGVVAHLPALALHNFQTHMPFNCCLDSYESGDDCLINNGRKRARNDVLGNSWKVLFELRWPEFIDHVESPADWQHLYWEKHLQNCVDEAAEVALRPTFSGRICSINVSDNILRYICHDDHMTCPKCVCKELSFHFRTFGPYLRCLRLLNVLCVTEISELLRKSKLQRLVLRWIRSEKHVEPLCKLLIQSRDTLTSLEFIHCKLSSNSINAICASLHEKGIHTTGMQRFSIKTSSIEIDPLAAPSSFIAFLMSVRTLHSLHFCDGNLDRHIARMVFSTLLDSSSNLSSLDLSENNISGWLSTFSWRSVVGSPSSGKSLRSLCKLNLRGNELDKYDAENLAYALLHMPGLESLDLSGNPIEDSGIRSLISYFTKNPNSRLADLDLENCELSCCGVIEFLDTLSMLEKPIKFLSVADNALGSEVAEAIVNSFTVSIESLNISGIGLGPLGFLALGRKLEKGSKKLLSINISKNRGGQETARFLSKLIPLAPRLISVDASYNLMPPESLLMLCDSLRTAKGDLKRLDMTGNSCINHKADHSTLLSEFQHSGEPIFVLPSSLASHVPYDDDP; encoded by the exons atgatgactCCTCGTACGAAAGCTCCATCTCTTGCGTCTCTCTGCATCAAATCCCTCAAGCTTCAGCTCTTACAAA GCGATAATCCTCCAATTCCAGATTTATACGAGCTTCCATCGGAGTTGCTTGAAGGTGTTGTCGCTCACTTGCCTGCACTTGCCTTGCATAATTTTCAAACCCACAT GCCGTTCAATTGCTGCTTGGATAGTTATGAATCTGGAGATGATTGCTTGATTAATAATGGGAGAAAACGTGCaag AAACGATGTACTTGGTAACTCTTGGAAGGTGTTGTTTGAGCTGCGTTGGCCTGAGTTCATTGACCATGTCGAATCACCAGCTGATTGGCAGCACCTTTACTGGGAGAAGCATCTCCAAAA TTGTGTTGATGAAGCAGCTGAGGTAGCTCTACGTCCCACATTTAGTGGTCGGATTTGTTCTATTAATGTATCAG ATAACATATTGAGATACATTTGCCATGACGACCACATGACTTGTCCAAAATGTGTCTGCAAAGAACTATCTTTTCATTTCCGGACTTTTGGACCGTATCTTAG GTGTCTGAGGCTTCTCAATGTGCTCTGCGTTACTGAAATTTCT GAGTTACTGAGGAAAAGTAAATTGCAACGTTTGGTTCTACGCTGGATCAGATCCGAGAAACAT GTTGAGCCGTTGTGCAAGCTTTTGATCCAGAGCCGAGATACGTTAACTTCGCTTGAATTTATTCACTGTAAGCTCTCTTCAAATTCCATCAATGCAATATGTGCTTCTCTTCATGAAAAGGGTATCCACACAACTGGGATGCAACGCTTCTCTATAAAGACATCTAGCATTGAGATAGATCCACTTGCTGCGCCTTCCTCCTTCATTGCATTCTTGATGTCAGTGAG GACATTACATTCCTTACATTTTTGCGATGGCAATCTCGATAGGCATATCGCGAGGATGGTTTTCTCTAcacttcttgattcttcttcaaaCCTTTCGTCCCTTGATCTCTCTGAAAACAAT ATTTCAGGATGGCTTtctacttttagttggaggtctGTTGTTGGTTCTCCGTCATCTGGAAAGTCTTTACGGTCTCTGTGCAAGCTCAACTTAAG GGGAAACGAACTCGACAAATACGATGCAGAGAATCTTGCATATGCTCTTCTTCATATGCCCGGCTTAGAATCTCTTGACCTGAGCGGGAATCCCATTGAAGACAGTGGGATCAG aaGCTTGATATCTTACTTCACCAAGAATCCAAATTCTCGTTTAGCCGATTTGGATTTGGAAAACTGTGAGCTATCATGTTGTGGAGTTATCGAGTTTCTTGATACCCTCTCGATGCTTGAGAAACCTATAAAGTTCCTATCTGTTGCAGATAATGCCCTTGGAAG TGAGGTTGCGGAGGCCATAGTAAACTCTTTCACAGTCTCCATCGAGTCTCTCAATATTTCAGGTATAGGACTAGGTCCTCTCGGGTTTCTTGCATTAGGCAGAAAACTTGAAAAAGGGTCGAAGAAGCTGCTGAGTATTAATATAAG CAAAAACCGCGGAGGACAAGAGACTGCTAGATTCCTGTCAAAGCTCATACCCTTGGCACCAAGACTCATCTCAGTGGACGCATCGTACAATCTTATGCCACCTGAATCCTTGCTCATGCTATGCGATTCCCTGAGGACCGCAAAAG GTGACCTCAAACGCCTTGACATGACGGGGAATAGCTGCATCAATCACAAAGCTGACCATTCTACTCTACTCTCTGAATTTCAACACAGTGGAGAGCCCATCTTTGTTTTACCTTCATCCTTGGCTTCACACGTTCCATACGATGATGACCCATAG
- the LOC104773058 gene encoding NACHT, LRR and PYD domains-containing protein 5-like isoform X4, with protein sequence MGENVQETMYLVTLGRCCLSCVGLSSLTMSNHQLIGSTFTGRSISKTEVALRPTFSGRICSINVSDNILRYICHDDHMTCPKCVCKELSFHFRTFGPYLRCLRLLNVLCVTEISELLRKSKLQRLVLRWIRSEKHVEPLCKLLIQSRDTLTSLEFIHCKLSSNSINAICASLHEKGIHTTGMQRFSIKTSSIEIDPLAAPSSFIAFLMSVRTLHSLHFCDGNLDRHIARMVFSTLLDSSSNLSSLDLSENNISGWLSTFSWRSVVGSPSSGKSLRSLCKLNLRGNELDKYDAENLAYALLHMPGLESLDLSGNPIEDSGIRSLISYFTKNPNSRLADLDLENCELSCCGVIEFLDTLSMLEKPIKFLSVADNALGSEVAEAIVNSFTVSIESLNISGIGLGPLGFLALGRKLEKGSKKLLSINISKNRGGQETARFLSKLIPLAPRLISVDASYNLMPPESLLMLCDSLRTAKGDLKRLDMTGNSCINHKADHSTLLSEFQHSGEPIFVLPSSLASHVPYDDDP encoded by the exons ATGGGAGAAAACGTGCaag AAACGATGTACTTGGTAACTCTTGGAAGGTGTTGTTTGAGCTGCGTTGGCCTGAGTTCATTGACCATGTCGAATCACCAGCTGATTGGCAGCACCTTTACTGGGAGAAGCATCTCCAAAA CTGAGGTAGCTCTACGTCCCACATTTAGTGGTCGGATTTGTTCTATTAATGTATCAG ATAACATATTGAGATACATTTGCCATGACGACCACATGACTTGTCCAAAATGTGTCTGCAAAGAACTATCTTTTCATTTCCGGACTTTTGGACCGTATCTTAG GTGTCTGAGGCTTCTCAATGTGCTCTGCGTTACTGAAATTTCT GAGTTACTGAGGAAAAGTAAATTGCAACGTTTGGTTCTACGCTGGATCAGATCCGAGAAACAT GTTGAGCCGTTGTGCAAGCTTTTGATCCAGAGCCGAGATACGTTAACTTCGCTTGAATTTATTCACTGTAAGCTCTCTTCAAATTCCATCAATGCAATATGTGCTTCTCTTCATGAAAAGGGTATCCACACAACTGGGATGCAACGCTTCTCTATAAAGACATCTAGCATTGAGATAGATCCACTTGCTGCGCCTTCCTCCTTCATTGCATTCTTGATGTCAGTGAG GACATTACATTCCTTACATTTTTGCGATGGCAATCTCGATAGGCATATCGCGAGGATGGTTTTCTCTAcacttcttgattcttcttcaaaCCTTTCGTCCCTTGATCTCTCTGAAAACAAT ATTTCAGGATGGCTTtctacttttagttggaggtctGTTGTTGGTTCTCCGTCATCTGGAAAGTCTTTACGGTCTCTGTGCAAGCTCAACTTAAG GGGAAACGAACTCGACAAATACGATGCAGAGAATCTTGCATATGCTCTTCTTCATATGCCCGGCTTAGAATCTCTTGACCTGAGCGGGAATCCCATTGAAGACAGTGGGATCAG aaGCTTGATATCTTACTTCACCAAGAATCCAAATTCTCGTTTAGCCGATTTGGATTTGGAAAACTGTGAGCTATCATGTTGTGGAGTTATCGAGTTTCTTGATACCCTCTCGATGCTTGAGAAACCTATAAAGTTCCTATCTGTTGCAGATAATGCCCTTGGAAG TGAGGTTGCGGAGGCCATAGTAAACTCTTTCACAGTCTCCATCGAGTCTCTCAATATTTCAGGTATAGGACTAGGTCCTCTCGGGTTTCTTGCATTAGGCAGAAAACTTGAAAAAGGGTCGAAGAAGCTGCTGAGTATTAATATAAG CAAAAACCGCGGAGGACAAGAGACTGCTAGATTCCTGTCAAAGCTCATACCCTTGGCACCAAGACTCATCTCAGTGGACGCATCGTACAATCTTATGCCACCTGAATCCTTGCTCATGCTATGCGATTCCCTGAGGACCGCAAAAG GTGACCTCAAACGCCTTGACATGACGGGGAATAGCTGCATCAATCACAAAGCTGACCATTCTACTCTACTCTCTGAATTTCAACACAGTGGAGAGCCCATCTTTGTTTTACCTTCATCCTTGGCTTCACACGTTCCATACGATGATGACCCATAG
- the LOC104773058 gene encoding NACHT, LRR and PYD domains-containing protein 5-like isoform X3, which produces MGENVQETMYLVTLGRCCLSCVGLSSLTMSNHQLIGSTFTGRSISKTAEVALRPTFSGRICSINVSDNILRYICHDDHMTCPKCVCKELSFHFRTFGPYLRCLRLLNVLCVTEISELLRKSKLQRLVLRWIRSEKHVEPLCKLLIQSRDTLTSLEFIHCKLSSNSINAICASLHEKGIHTTGMQRFSIKTSSIEIDPLAAPSSFIAFLMSVRTLHSLHFCDGNLDRHIARMVFSTLLDSSSNLSSLDLSENNISGWLSTFSWRSVVGSPSSGKSLRSLCKLNLRGNELDKYDAENLAYALLHMPGLESLDLSGNPIEDSGIRSLISYFTKNPNSRLADLDLENCELSCCGVIEFLDTLSMLEKPIKFLSVADNALGSEVAEAIVNSFTVSIESLNISGIGLGPLGFLALGRKLEKGSKKLLSINISKNRGGQETARFLSKLIPLAPRLISVDASYNLMPPESLLMLCDSLRTAKGDLKRLDMTGNSCINHKADHSTLLSEFQHSGEPIFVLPSSLASHVPYDDDP; this is translated from the exons ATGGGAGAAAACGTGCaag AAACGATGTACTTGGTAACTCTTGGAAGGTGTTGTTTGAGCTGCGTTGGCCTGAGTTCATTGACCATGTCGAATCACCAGCTGATTGGCAGCACCTTTACTGGGAGAAGCATCTCCAAAA CAGCTGAGGTAGCTCTACGTCCCACATTTAGTGGTCGGATTTGTTCTATTAATGTATCAG ATAACATATTGAGATACATTTGCCATGACGACCACATGACTTGTCCAAAATGTGTCTGCAAAGAACTATCTTTTCATTTCCGGACTTTTGGACCGTATCTTAG GTGTCTGAGGCTTCTCAATGTGCTCTGCGTTACTGAAATTTCT GAGTTACTGAGGAAAAGTAAATTGCAACGTTTGGTTCTACGCTGGATCAGATCCGAGAAACAT GTTGAGCCGTTGTGCAAGCTTTTGATCCAGAGCCGAGATACGTTAACTTCGCTTGAATTTATTCACTGTAAGCTCTCTTCAAATTCCATCAATGCAATATGTGCTTCTCTTCATGAAAAGGGTATCCACACAACTGGGATGCAACGCTTCTCTATAAAGACATCTAGCATTGAGATAGATCCACTTGCTGCGCCTTCCTCCTTCATTGCATTCTTGATGTCAGTGAG GACATTACATTCCTTACATTTTTGCGATGGCAATCTCGATAGGCATATCGCGAGGATGGTTTTCTCTAcacttcttgattcttcttcaaaCCTTTCGTCCCTTGATCTCTCTGAAAACAAT ATTTCAGGATGGCTTtctacttttagttggaggtctGTTGTTGGTTCTCCGTCATCTGGAAAGTCTTTACGGTCTCTGTGCAAGCTCAACTTAAG GGGAAACGAACTCGACAAATACGATGCAGAGAATCTTGCATATGCTCTTCTTCATATGCCCGGCTTAGAATCTCTTGACCTGAGCGGGAATCCCATTGAAGACAGTGGGATCAG aaGCTTGATATCTTACTTCACCAAGAATCCAAATTCTCGTTTAGCCGATTTGGATTTGGAAAACTGTGAGCTATCATGTTGTGGAGTTATCGAGTTTCTTGATACCCTCTCGATGCTTGAGAAACCTATAAAGTTCCTATCTGTTGCAGATAATGCCCTTGGAAG TGAGGTTGCGGAGGCCATAGTAAACTCTTTCACAGTCTCCATCGAGTCTCTCAATATTTCAGGTATAGGACTAGGTCCTCTCGGGTTTCTTGCATTAGGCAGAAAACTTGAAAAAGGGTCGAAGAAGCTGCTGAGTATTAATATAAG CAAAAACCGCGGAGGACAAGAGACTGCTAGATTCCTGTCAAAGCTCATACCCTTGGCACCAAGACTCATCTCAGTGGACGCATCGTACAATCTTATGCCACCTGAATCCTTGCTCATGCTATGCGATTCCCTGAGGACCGCAAAAG GTGACCTCAAACGCCTTGACATGACGGGGAATAGCTGCATCAATCACAAAGCTGACCATTCTACTCTACTCTCTGAATTTCAACACAGTGGAGAGCCCATCTTTGTTTTACCTTCATCCTTGGCTTCACACGTTCCATACGATGATGACCCATAG
- the LOC104773057 gene encoding uncharacterized protein LOC104773057, translating to MSDKGRPLPKFGEWDVNDPASAEGFTVIFNKARDEKKTGGKPGSPGKSSEGHVKSGGGDPQVFDSAPFHLQGIVKYLGIETRKRYSLVAPIYLAALKI from the exons ATGTCG GACAAAGGTCGTCCCTTGCCGAAATTTGGTGAATGGGATGTGAATGATCCAGCCTCAGCAGAAGGTTTCACAGTGATATTCAACAAAGCTAGGGATGAGAAAAAGACTGGTGGCAAACCCGGGTCACCTGGTAAATCCAGTGAGGGTCATGTTAAGTCTGGAGGAGGAGATCCTCAGGTATTTGATTCGGCGCCTTTTCATCTTCAAGGAATTGTAAAGTACTTAGGTATCGAAACGAGGAAACGTTACAGTTTGGTAGCTCCTATCTACCTCGCTGCTCTGAAGATTTGA
- the LOC104773058 gene encoding NACHT, LRR and PYD domains-containing protein 5-like isoform X2, with protein sequence MMTPRTKAPSLASLCIKSLKLQLLQNLYELPSELLEGVVAHLPALALHNFQTHMPFNCCLDSYESGDDCLINNGRKRARNDVLGNSWKVLFELRWPEFIDHVESPADWQHLYWEKHLQNCVDEAAEVALRPTFSGRICSINVSDNILRYICHDDHMTCPKCVCKELSFHFRTFGPYLRCLRLLNVLCVTEISELLRKSKLQRLVLRWIRSEKHVEPLCKLLIQSRDTLTSLEFIHCKLSSNSINAICASLHEKGIHTTGMQRFSIKTSSIEIDPLAAPSSFIAFLMSVRTLHSLHFCDGNLDRHIARMVFSTLLDSSSNLSSLDLSENNISGWLSTFSWRSVVGSPSSGKSLRSLCKLNLRGNELDKYDAENLAYALLHMPGLESLDLSGNPIEDSGIRSLISYFTKNPNSRLADLDLENCELSCCGVIEFLDTLSMLEKPIKFLSVADNALGSEVAEAIVNSFTVSIESLNISGIGLGPLGFLALGRKLEKGSKKLLSINISKNRGGQETARFLSKLIPLAPRLISVDASYNLMPPESLLMLCDSLRTAKGDLKRLDMTGNSCINHKADHSTLLSEFQHSGEPIFVLPSSLASHVPYDDDP encoded by the exons atgatgactCCTCGTACGAAAGCTCCATCTCTTGCGTCTCTCTGCATCAAATCCCTCAAGCTTCAGCTCTTACAAA ATTTATACGAGCTTCCATCGGAGTTGCTTGAAGGTGTTGTCGCTCACTTGCCTGCACTTGCCTTGCATAATTTTCAAACCCACAT GCCGTTCAATTGCTGCTTGGATAGTTATGAATCTGGAGATGATTGCTTGATTAATAATGGGAGAAAACGTGCaag AAACGATGTACTTGGTAACTCTTGGAAGGTGTTGTTTGAGCTGCGTTGGCCTGAGTTCATTGACCATGTCGAATCACCAGCTGATTGGCAGCACCTTTACTGGGAGAAGCATCTCCAAAA TTGTGTTGATGAAGCAGCTGAGGTAGCTCTACGTCCCACATTTAGTGGTCGGATTTGTTCTATTAATGTATCAG ATAACATATTGAGATACATTTGCCATGACGACCACATGACTTGTCCAAAATGTGTCTGCAAAGAACTATCTTTTCATTTCCGGACTTTTGGACCGTATCTTAG GTGTCTGAGGCTTCTCAATGTGCTCTGCGTTACTGAAATTTCT GAGTTACTGAGGAAAAGTAAATTGCAACGTTTGGTTCTACGCTGGATCAGATCCGAGAAACAT GTTGAGCCGTTGTGCAAGCTTTTGATCCAGAGCCGAGATACGTTAACTTCGCTTGAATTTATTCACTGTAAGCTCTCTTCAAATTCCATCAATGCAATATGTGCTTCTCTTCATGAAAAGGGTATCCACACAACTGGGATGCAACGCTTCTCTATAAAGACATCTAGCATTGAGATAGATCCACTTGCTGCGCCTTCCTCCTTCATTGCATTCTTGATGTCAGTGAG GACATTACATTCCTTACATTTTTGCGATGGCAATCTCGATAGGCATATCGCGAGGATGGTTTTCTCTAcacttcttgattcttcttcaaaCCTTTCGTCCCTTGATCTCTCTGAAAACAAT ATTTCAGGATGGCTTtctacttttagttggaggtctGTTGTTGGTTCTCCGTCATCTGGAAAGTCTTTACGGTCTCTGTGCAAGCTCAACTTAAG GGGAAACGAACTCGACAAATACGATGCAGAGAATCTTGCATATGCTCTTCTTCATATGCCCGGCTTAGAATCTCTTGACCTGAGCGGGAATCCCATTGAAGACAGTGGGATCAG aaGCTTGATATCTTACTTCACCAAGAATCCAAATTCTCGTTTAGCCGATTTGGATTTGGAAAACTGTGAGCTATCATGTTGTGGAGTTATCGAGTTTCTTGATACCCTCTCGATGCTTGAGAAACCTATAAAGTTCCTATCTGTTGCAGATAATGCCCTTGGAAG TGAGGTTGCGGAGGCCATAGTAAACTCTTTCACAGTCTCCATCGAGTCTCTCAATATTTCAGGTATAGGACTAGGTCCTCTCGGGTTTCTTGCATTAGGCAGAAAACTTGAAAAAGGGTCGAAGAAGCTGCTGAGTATTAATATAAG CAAAAACCGCGGAGGACAAGAGACTGCTAGATTCCTGTCAAAGCTCATACCCTTGGCACCAAGACTCATCTCAGTGGACGCATCGTACAATCTTATGCCACCTGAATCCTTGCTCATGCTATGCGATTCCCTGAGGACCGCAAAAG GTGACCTCAAACGCCTTGACATGACGGGGAATAGCTGCATCAATCACAAAGCTGACCATTCTACTCTACTCTCTGAATTTCAACACAGTGGAGAGCCCATCTTTGTTTTACCTTCATCCTTGGCTTCACACGTTCCATACGATGATGACCCATAG
- the LOC104773100 gene encoding phospho-2-dehydro-3-deoxyheptonate aldolase 2, chloroplastic-like has translation MVWVGERTRQLDDAHVEFQRGIANPLGIKVSDKMVPSEMVKLIEILNPQNKPGRITVIVRMGAENMRVKLPHLIRAVRGAGQIVTWVSDPMHGNTIMAPSGLKTHSFDAIRAELRAFFYVHDQEGSFPGGVHLEMTGQNVTECVGGSRTITYNDLSSRYHTHCDPRLNASQSLELAFIIA, from the exons ATGGTTTGGGTTGGAGAACGAACTCGCCAACTTGATGATGCTCATGTTGAGTTTCAGAGGGGAATAGCTAACCCTCTTGGAATCAAG GTGAGTGATAAAATGGTCCCTAGTGAAATGGTTAAGCTGATAGAGATACTAAACCCTCAGAACAAGCCTGGAAGGATTACAGTTATAGTGAGAATGGGAGCTGAGAATATGCGTGTTAAGCTTCCTCACTTGATCAGAGCAGTACGTGGAGCTGGTCAGATTGTGACTTGGGTTAGTGATCCAATGCACGGAAACACAATCATGGCTCCAAGTGGGCTAAAAACTCATTCTTTCGATGCAATCAGG GCTGAATTGAGAGCATTCTTTTACGTGCATGATCAAGAAGGGAGCTTCCCTGGTGGAGTTCATTTAGAAATGACGGGACAAAACGTGACAGAATGTGTCGGAGGGTCACGCACCATCACTTACAACGACCTAAGCTCACGTTACCACACTCACTGTGACCCAAGGCTCAACGCTTCTCAGTCTCTTGAGCTTGCGTTCATCATTGCATAG